The following are from one region of the Paenibacillus protaetiae genome:
- a CDS encoding transposase → MQRRRFTIEFKQQVIHEAKEVGNAAQVARRHNINPKILYRWMEQAEHTDWKATNSSAKAVSAYVPSPQEFRTLEGENKQLKELLGEKDLEIAVLRDLLKKQNPAYRTRLK, encoded by the coding sequence ATGCAACGGAGACGATTTACGATCGAGTTCAAACAGCAAGTAATTCATGAAGCCAAAGAAGTCGGGAATGCTGCACAAGTAGCGCGCCGCCATAACATAAATCCGAAGATATTGTACCGTTGGATGGAACAAGCAGAGCACACGGATTGGAAAGCAACCAATTCCTCTGCGAAAGCGGTCAGCGCCTATGTACCTTCGCCACAGGAGTTTCGAACACTTGAAGGTGAAAACAAACAACTGAAGGAGCTCTTGGGCGAGAAGGATTTGGAGATCGCAGTCCTTCGTGACTTGTTAAAAAAGCAGAACCCA
- a CDS encoding CopG family transcriptional regulator has translation MPVWIDFLLLQIYIYCGHKKRGEEMPSKKMGRPPSDKPKSELIRVRADQEILSKLNACTEKLKTTRSDVIRKGIEKVYDELQK, from the coding sequence GTGCCTGTTTGGATTGACTTTTTGTTGCTACAAATATATATTTATTGTGGACACAAAAAGCGAGGTGAAGAGATGCCGTCCAAGAAGATGGGGCGTCCTCCATCTGACAAGCCCAAAAGCGAATTGATTCGAGTACGGGCCGATCAAGAGATTTTGAGCAAGCTTAATGCTTGCACCGAAAAGCTCAAAACAACCCGTTCCGATGTTATTCGCAAAGGGATTGAAAAGGTGTATGATGAGCTCCAAAAATAA
- a CDS encoding DUF6809 family protein: protein MKSILEALYRGQLHPEEIIVPTHPEYRPLSRQLGTMTEKWRKELSDEMFRELEKYSDLCVSVNSLHVEAAFVHGFKLGANMIIEIMDKREELVPNEAAGVSL from the coding sequence ATGAAATCGATTCTGGAAGCCTTATACCGCGGACAGCTTCATCCCGAGGAGATCATTGTACCGACTCATCCTGAATATCGGCCGTTAAGCCGACAACTTGGCACTATGACTGAAAAATGGAGAAAGGAACTCAGCGACGAGATGTTTCGTGAGCTTGAGAAGTATTCTGATCTATGTGTGAGCGTGAACAGCCTGCATGTTGAAGCTGCCTTTGTTCATGGATTCAAGCTCGGCGCCAACATGATCATAGAAATCATGGATAAGCGTGAGGAGTTGGTACCGAATGAAGCTGCGGGCGTGTCATTATAA
- a CDS encoding DUF6061 family protein, whose translation MKLRACHYNECSYIMTVVFEDGTTRRLNCSEIEATYDMHASACSRLIWLKENDPFAYAELVLNNNLKRYAEEYSREYLKQQNELAEQLEAHYQDKAYAQAIAREIMMRGD comes from the coding sequence ATGAAGCTGCGGGCGTGTCATTATAATGAATGCAGCTACATCATGACGGTTGTATTTGAGGATGGAACAACACGTCGCCTTAACTGCTCCGAGATCGAAGCAACGTATGATATGCATGCATCAGCGTGTTCTCGTTTGATCTGGCTTAAAGAAAATGACCCGTTTGCTTATGCCGAGTTGGTTCTCAACAACAATTTGAAGCGCTATGCAGAGGAATACAGCCGGGAATACCTGAAGCAGCAGAATGAACTGGCCGAGCAACTTGAAGCTCACTATCAAGATAAGGCCTATGCGCAGGCGATTGCGAGAGAAATCATGATGCGCGGCGATTAA
- a CDS encoding aspartyl-phosphate phosphatase Spo0E family protein gives MVKGVEELLARIESVRRELNEQALHDSLPSSTMLEKSRELDRLLNVYQAVKTGARLTQG, from the coding sequence ATGGTGAAAGGAGTCGAAGAACTGCTGGCACGTATCGAAAGCGTTCGCCGGGAACTGAATGAGCAAGCCCTGCATGACAGTCTTCCAAGCTCGACGATGCTTGAAAAATCCAGGGAACTCGATCGTCTGTTGAATGTGTATCAAGCGGTCAAGACGGGAGCGCGGCTCACGCAAGGCTGA
- a CDS encoding DUF6984 family protein — translation MNLIESERGLSLEEHQWFSKLLSESFEGRDGLKEQVKKCSVVGRCGCGCRTIDLKVEESAPKHFFETRVPVEMLVQTDDGIPIVFYLHVVDGYIKELEVFKADSSPIVRMPDISKALVTINV, via the coding sequence ATGAACCTTATTGAATCGGAAAGAGGCTTATCACTAGAAGAGCATCAATGGTTTTCAAAACTTTTATCTGAAAGCTTTGAAGGTAGAGATGGACTTAAAGAACAAGTGAAGAAGTGCTCAGTAGTTGGACGCTGTGGGTGTGGATGTCGTACAATCGATCTAAAAGTAGAAGAGTCAGCCCCTAAGCATTTTTTTGAAACTAGAGTACCAGTTGAAATGCTTGTGCAGACAGATGATGGTATTCCAATTGTATTTTACTTACATGTTGTTGATGGCTATATTAAGGAATTAGAAGTATTTAAGGCGGACTCTTCTCCTATAGTCCGAATGCCTGATATTAGCAAAGCCCTAGTCACAATAAATGTATGA
- a CDS encoding helix-turn-helix domain-containing protein produces MLVVYERIRNIREDKDLSQEQLCAHLNCKQRTYSDYERGKLDIPTALLISLADFHQTSVDYLLGRTDQKTPYPPRAKKRS; encoded by the coding sequence ATGCTTGTGGTCTATGAACGAATACGAAACATACGTGAAGATAAGGATCTATCACAGGAGCAGTTATGCGCGCATCTGAATTGCAAACAGCGAACGTACAGCGATTACGAACGGGGAAAGCTCGATATTCCGACAGCGCTCTTAATCTCATTAGCCGACTTCCATCAAACGAGTGTCGATTATTTACTTGGCCGCACCGATCAAAAAACGCCTTATCCGCCCCGCGCGAAGAAACGTTCTTGA